A single region of the Leptothrix cholodnii SP-6 genome encodes:
- a CDS encoding Gfo/Idh/MocA family protein, whose translation MSDNSFKRPLRWGLVGGGQGAFIGAVHRIAARLDGQYVMVAGALSSDPQRARASGAELGLAPDRCYADYREMARAEAARPDGIEVVSIATPNHLHHPVACAFIDAGIHVLCDKPLTTTLADALDLRERVKTRGVRFGLTHNYSAYPLVRAARAMVAAGELGEIRIVQVEYTQDWLATPLEATGHVIGHKQASWRTDPALNGPAGALGDIGTHAAQLAEFISGMAPAELSADVTTFVAGRRVDDHIQVQLRYASGARGLLWASQVACGEENHLRIRIYGTQAAIHWDQEQPNELTFHPAGQPARRLTRGMAGLPSVAAEATRIPTGHPEGYLEAFAQLYRDFAQDVRDAQAGLITPARVPGLDDGVRSMAFVEAVLRSGAANAAWTAL comes from the coding sequence ATGAGCGACAACAGCTTCAAACGCCCCTTGCGATGGGGTTTGGTGGGCGGCGGGCAGGGCGCCTTCATCGGCGCGGTGCACCGCATCGCGGCGCGGCTGGATGGGCAGTACGTGATGGTGGCGGGCGCGCTGTCGTCCGACCCACAACGCGCCCGCGCGAGTGGCGCCGAGCTGGGTCTGGCACCCGATCGCTGCTACGCCGACTACCGCGAGATGGCGCGTGCCGAGGCTGCAAGGCCCGACGGCATCGAGGTGGTTTCGATCGCCACGCCCAATCACCTGCACCACCCGGTCGCCTGCGCCTTCATCGACGCCGGGATCCACGTGCTGTGCGACAAGCCGCTCACCACCACGTTGGCCGATGCGCTGGATCTGCGTGAACGCGTCAAGACACGCGGCGTGCGTTTCGGCCTGACGCACAACTACAGCGCCTACCCGCTGGTGCGCGCCGCACGCGCGATGGTGGCGGCCGGCGAGCTGGGCGAGATCCGCATCGTGCAGGTCGAATACACGCAGGACTGGCTCGCCACGCCGCTCGAAGCCACTGGCCATGTCATTGGACACAAGCAGGCCTCGTGGCGCACCGATCCGGCGCTCAACGGCCCGGCCGGTGCGCTGGGCGACATCGGCACGCACGCCGCGCAACTGGCCGAGTTCATCAGCGGCATGGCCCCCGCCGAGCTGAGTGCCGACGTCACCACCTTCGTCGCCGGCCGGCGGGTCGACGACCACATCCAGGTGCAGCTTCGTTATGCCTCGGGCGCACGCGGCCTGCTGTGGGCCAGCCAGGTCGCGTGTGGTGAAGAGAACCACCTGCGCATCCGCATCTACGGCACCCAGGCCGCGATCCACTGGGATCAGGAACAGCCCAACGAGCTGACCTTTCATCCGGCCGGACAACCCGCCCGGCGCCTCACGCGCGGCATGGCGGGGTTGCCATCGGTGGCGGCCGAAGCGACCCGCATCCCCACCGGCCATCCCGAGGGCTACCTCGAAGCCTTCGCCCAGCTCTACCGCGATTTCGCGCAGGACGTGCGCGACGCGCAAGCGGGCCTGATCACACCCGCGCGCGTACCCGGCCTCGACGACGGCGTGCGCAGCATGGCCTTCGTCGAAGCGGTGCTGCGCAGCGGCGCGGCCAATGCGGCCTGGACCGCACTCTGA
- a CDS encoding glycoside hydrolase family 3 C-terminal domain-containing protein — protein sequence MKTNKIEELLDAMTLDEQASLLAGADFWTTVTIPRLGVPAFKVTDGPNGARGGIFKDGPKTACFPVGIGLAATWNPTLIEETGAALGVEAKLKGARVLLAPTVNLQRTVFNGRNFECHSEDPWLASEMAVAYVKGVQSQGVAATIKHFVGNESEYQRMSMSSEIPERALRELYLVPFERAVKEAGVMAVMTGYNRVDGTFMADHRRLVTEVLRDEWGFDGLVMTDWMASHDTVYSVLAGCDLEMPGPTRERGAKVVAAVQDGRLLASSVRACARRVLQLADRLGCFADPVIPAERADDLPAHRALIRRLGAEGAVLLKNEAGALPGAAGALLPLSPKAGQTVALIGRAATVPQIMGGGSANVNAFYRVAPADALRAACPGVNFSHHIGADIHRYTPVLAQPMTLDLYASADLSGPVVATQTVPNSEAQWIGTLPPGIAPDQHYSARTTLRYVADAHGEHAFSLIVAGVARATLNGEPVLDAWTGWQRGETYFTFGCDEVIHRRTMHAGEVAELVVEFSSVMPLAPGDEGPHGFAALRIGAARVLGEADIAAAVEAARNADVAIVFAGLNAEWDNEGLDRTGITLPHGQNELIARVAAANPRTVVVLQTGSPVTLPWLADVGAVLQAWYPGQECGNAIADVLLGAAEPGGRLPQTWPLRLDNSVAIGNPEVYPGVDGHVRYDEGVFIGYRHYEQRGLATQFAFGHGLSYTTFVFEGLTLDRSTLQPGDTLTATLTVRNTGPRAGSEVVQLYVHDEASSLARPPQELKAFAKVTLQPGEARRVSLSLGMRAFAAYDEARAAWIAEAGRFELRAGASSADLRQRAGVTLAADWVERVAG from the coding sequence ATGAAAACGAACAAGATCGAAGAACTGCTCGACGCGATGACGCTCGACGAGCAGGCCAGCCTGCTGGCCGGCGCCGACTTCTGGACCACCGTGACCATCCCTCGGCTGGGCGTGCCGGCCTTCAAGGTGACCGACGGTCCGAACGGCGCGCGCGGCGGCATCTTCAAGGACGGGCCCAAGACGGCGTGTTTCCCCGTCGGCATCGGCCTGGCCGCGACCTGGAATCCGACGCTGATCGAAGAGACAGGCGCCGCGCTCGGCGTCGAGGCCAAGCTGAAGGGGGCGCGCGTGCTGCTGGCGCCTACCGTGAACCTGCAGCGCACGGTGTTCAACGGCCGCAACTTCGAGTGCCATTCGGAGGATCCGTGGCTGGCGTCGGAGATGGCGGTGGCCTATGTCAAGGGCGTGCAGTCGCAGGGCGTGGCCGCGACGATCAAACACTTCGTCGGCAACGAGAGCGAATACCAGCGTATGAGCATGAGCTCGGAGATCCCCGAGCGCGCGCTGCGCGAGCTCTACCTCGTGCCCTTCGAGCGCGCCGTCAAGGAGGCCGGCGTGATGGCCGTGATGACCGGCTACAACCGCGTCGACGGCACCTTCATGGCCGACCACCGCCGCCTCGTCACCGAAGTGCTGCGCGATGAATGGGGCTTCGACGGCCTGGTGATGACCGACTGGATGGCCAGCCACGACACCGTCTACAGCGTGCTGGCCGGCTGTGATCTGGAGATGCCCGGCCCGACGCGCGAACGTGGTGCCAAGGTGGTCGCCGCGGTGCAGGACGGGCGGCTGCTCGCCTCGTCGGTGCGCGCCTGTGCCCGCCGCGTGCTGCAGTTGGCCGATCGCCTGGGCTGCTTCGCCGACCCGGTGATCCCGGCCGAACGCGCCGACGACCTGCCCGCGCACCGCGCGCTGATCCGCCGCCTCGGCGCCGAGGGCGCGGTGCTGCTGAAGAACGAGGCCGGCGCGTTGCCCGGCGCCGCAGGCGCCTTGTTGCCACTCTCGCCCAAAGCCGGCCAGACCGTCGCGCTGATCGGCCGCGCCGCCACGGTGCCGCAGATCATGGGCGGCGGCAGCGCCAACGTGAACGCGTTTTACCGCGTCGCACCGGCCGACGCGCTGCGTGCGGCCTGCCCGGGTGTCAACTTCAGTCACCACATCGGCGCCGACATCCACCGCTACACGCCGGTGCTGGCGCAGCCGATGACGCTCGACCTCTACGCCAGCGCCGACCTCAGCGGCCCGGTGGTGGCGACGCAGACCGTGCCCAACAGCGAGGCCCAATGGATCGGCACGCTGCCGCCAGGCATCGCGCCGGATCAGCACTACTCGGCGCGCACCACGCTGCGCTACGTGGCCGATGCACACGGCGAACACGCCTTCTCGCTGATCGTCGCCGGCGTCGCCCGCGCCACGCTCAACGGCGAGCCGGTGCTCGACGCCTGGACCGGCTGGCAGCGTGGCGAGACCTACTTCACCTTCGGCTGCGACGAGGTCATCCATCGCCGCACGATGCACGCCGGCGAAGTCGCCGAACTGGTGGTCGAGTTCAGCAGCGTCATGCCGCTGGCACCTGGTGACGAAGGCCCGCACGGCTTCGCGGCGCTGCGCATCGGCGCGGCGCGTGTGCTCGGTGAGGCCGACATCGCGGCGGCGGTCGAGGCTGCGCGCAACGCGGATGTCGCGATCGTCTTCGCCGGCCTCAACGCCGAGTGGGACAACGAGGGCCTGGACCGCACAGGCATCACGTTGCCGCACGGCCAGAACGAGCTGATCGCGCGTGTGGCCGCGGCCAACCCGCGCACCGTCGTCGTGCTGCAGACCGGCTCGCCGGTGACGCTGCCGTGGCTGGCGGACGTCGGCGCCGTGCTGCAGGCCTGGTACCCCGGCCAGGAATGCGGCAACGCGATCGCCGACGTGCTGCTCGGCGCCGCCGAACCCGGTGGCCGCCTGCCGCAGACCTGGCCGCTGCGGCTCGACAACAGCGTGGCGATCGGCAATCCCGAGGTCTACCCCGGCGTCGACGGCCACGTGCGCTACGACGAAGGCGTGTTCATCGGCTACCGCCATTACGAGCAGCGCGGCCTGGCCACGCAGTTCGCCTTCGGCCACGGGCTGTCGTACACCACCTTCGTGTTCGAGGGGCTGACGCTCGACCGCAGCACGCTGCAGCCCGGCGACACGCTGACCGCGACGCTGACGGTGCGCAACACCGGCCCGCGCGCCGGCAGCGAGGTGGTGCAGCTCTACGTGCATGACGAGGCCAGCTCGCTGGCCCGCCCGCCGCAGGAGCTCAAGGCTTTTGCCAAGGTCACGCTGCAGCCGGGGGAGGCTCGGCGCGTGAGCCTGTCGCTGGGCATGCGCGCCTTTGCCGCCTACGACGAAGCACGTGCGGCCTGGATCGCCGAAGCCGGGCGTTTCGAGCTGCGCGCAGGCGCCTCGTCGGCCGATCTGCGCCAGCGCGCCGGCGTGACGCTGGCGGCTGACTGGGTCGAGCGCGTGGCCGGTTGA
- a CDS encoding methyl-accepting chemotaxis protein, with translation MSTPTSFRQRLQTLVAVSLLAVLAFSVATVWMTRDQITSGRKAVLVATVESAHSLVMSFHDQAKAGRMSDEQARAAAVAALRGIRYGNGDYVYVWSLEGVGVMHPIKPEWEGQMMIGKVKDGTGGDVIGALSAGMKASRDGTAFVETHFPRPGHTEPVAKLQFLKQVPDWNWMVGSGLYMDDVSAAVRTTTLQVGALAAAILLGIGAVCLWTYRGVLHQLGGEPALAAQVMSQVAQGQLDIAIPTAPAGSLMDDLRLMVQSLRGTVSQVRETSDSVNLAAGEIANGNADLGARTEQTAASLQRTASAMEQLVSTVRHTAESAGNANALAASAAAEAQRGGAAVTAVEHTMGEINQSSARMADIIGTIDGIAFQTNILALNAAVEAARAGEQGRGFAVVASEVRTLAQRSADAAKEIRQLITASIDKVTSGARQVGDAERTMRDIVDSVQRVSAIVSEISVASAQQSQGLCDVSGAVSQLEEMTQRNAALVEQSAAAAHSLHEQSHRLSAAISSFQVDRSLAPA, from the coding sequence GTGTCCACACCCACCAGCTTCAGACAGCGCCTTCAGACGCTGGTCGCCGTCTCTCTGCTGGCCGTTCTGGCCTTTTCGGTCGCCACCGTCTGGATGACGCGCGATCAGATCACGAGCGGCCGCAAGGCGGTGCTGGTGGCCACGGTCGAATCGGCACACAGCCTCGTGATGAGCTTTCACGACCAGGCCAAGGCGGGCCGGATGTCCGACGAACAGGCGCGGGCGGCCGCCGTGGCGGCGCTGCGCGGCATCCGCTACGGCAACGGCGACTACGTCTACGTCTGGAGCCTGGAAGGCGTGGGCGTGATGCACCCGATCAAGCCGGAATGGGAAGGCCAGATGATGATCGGCAAGGTCAAGGACGGCACCGGGGGTGACGTGATCGGCGCCCTGTCGGCCGGCATGAAGGCCAGCCGCGACGGCACCGCCTTCGTCGAGACCCACTTTCCCCGCCCCGGCCATACCGAGCCGGTGGCCAAGCTGCAGTTCCTCAAGCAGGTGCCCGACTGGAACTGGATGGTGGGCTCGGGCCTGTACATGGACGACGTGAGCGCCGCGGTGCGCACCACCACGCTGCAGGTCGGCGCGCTCGCGGCCGCGATCCTGCTGGGCATCGGCGCCGTCTGCCTGTGGACCTACCGCGGCGTCCTGCACCAGCTGGGGGGCGAGCCTGCGCTGGCGGCACAGGTCATGTCGCAGGTGGCCCAGGGCCAGCTCGACATCGCCATCCCCACGGCACCGGCCGGCAGCCTGATGGACGACCTGCGACTGATGGTGCAGTCCTTGCGCGGCACCGTGTCGCAGGTGCGTGAAACGTCGGACAGCGTGAACCTGGCCGCCGGCGAGATCGCCAACGGCAATGCCGATCTCGGTGCCCGCACCGAGCAGACCGCGGCCAGCCTGCAACGCACCGCCAGTGCGATGGAGCAGCTCGTCAGCACGGTGCGGCACACGGCCGAGTCGGCCGGCAACGCCAACGCGCTGGCCGCCTCGGCCGCCGCCGAGGCCCAGCGCGGCGGTGCGGCCGTGACCGCCGTCGAGCACACGATGGGCGAGATCAACCAGTCCAGCGCCCGCATGGCCGACATCATCGGCACCATCGACGGCATCGCCTTCCAGACCAACATCCTCGCGCTCAACGCAGCCGTCGAGGCCGCACGTGCCGGCGAGCAGGGCCGCGGCTTCGCGGTGGTAGCCAGCGAGGTGCGCACGCTGGCGCAACGCAGTGCGGACGCGGCCAAGGAAATCCGCCAGCTCATCACCGCCAGCATCGACAAGGTGACCTCCGGCGCCCGCCAGGTGGGCGACGCCGAACGGACCATGCGCGACATCGTCGACTCGGTTCAACGGGTGTCGGCCATCGTCAGCGAGATCAGCGTGGCGTCTGCGCAGCAGAGCCAGGGCCTGTGCGACGTCAGCGGCGCGGTGTCGCAGCTCGAAGAGATGACGCAGCGCAACGCCGCGCTGGTCGAGCAGTCGGCCGCGGCGGCGCACAGCCTGCACGAACAGTCGCACCGACTCTCCGCCGCCATCAGCAGCTTCCAGGTCGACCGAAGCCTGGCGCCGGCCTGA
- a CDS encoding MFS transporter, whose translation MTLPLSLAHRLGLDLAPHRRVFASFFLYAFGFGGFFPRLGELQRTMDVTESQLGLGLIGAAVGTMISLTFSGPLLERFGHRRTLLVVPPLLTLFYAIAAHAGGPLALFLCLLPAGLSIGAIEVVVNLEADRIEHQQGRRIMNRSHAFWSFGFFGAGAIGALAAWLAISPQWHLALMVPLSLVMTVLLLGRFEPAPHRVQADQAAPAPHFARPTGTIMLLVVLTLSALVLEGAGFDWSAIYMRDTFAATPFMGAVAVATGAFTQAMTRYFADGYVARHSPLGVARTLLTVLLIGDVLVFFAPSPLLALLGFGLMGVGTSALFPLAMSAAAQRTDRPAAVNVASLAQFAFVAFLLAPPLLGFVAEHWGIRWTFGVGLPLVLLSLVVSGVLAARPSTAAAQAA comes from the coding sequence GTGACCTTGCCTCTCTCCCTTGCCCATCGACTGGGCCTCGACCTCGCTCCGCACCGGCGGGTCTTCGCCAGCTTCTTTCTCTATGCCTTCGGCTTCGGCGGCTTCTTTCCGCGGCTGGGTGAACTGCAGCGCACGATGGATGTCACCGAGAGCCAGCTCGGCCTCGGGCTGATCGGCGCGGCGGTGGGCACGATGATCTCGCTGACCTTCTCCGGCCCGCTGCTCGAACGTTTCGGCCATCGCCGCACGCTGCTGGTCGTGCCGCCGCTGCTGACGCTGTTCTATGCCATCGCCGCGCATGCCGGCGGGCCGCTGGCGCTGTTCCTGTGCCTGCTGCCGGCGGGCCTGAGCATCGGCGCGATCGAGGTGGTGGTGAACCTCGAGGCCGATCGCATCGAGCACCAGCAGGGCCGGCGCATCATGAACCGCTCGCACGCCTTCTGGAGCTTCGGCTTCTTCGGCGCCGGCGCGATCGGCGCGCTGGCGGCGTGGCTGGCGATCAGCCCGCAATGGCATCTGGCGCTGATGGTGCCGCTGTCGCTCGTCATGACCGTTCTGCTGCTCGGCCGCTTCGAGCCTGCGCCGCATCGCGTGCAGGCCGACCAGGCTGCGCCCGCGCCACATTTCGCGCGGCCCACCGGCACCATCATGCTGCTGGTGGTGCTCACTCTGTCGGCGCTGGTGCTCGAAGGCGCGGGCTTCGACTGGTCGGCGATCTACATGCGCGACACCTTCGCGGCCACGCCCTTCATGGGCGCCGTGGCGGTGGCCACAGGTGCGTTCACGCAGGCCATGACGCGCTACTTTGCCGATGGCTACGTGGCGCGCCACAGCCCGCTGGGCGTGGCCCGCACGCTGCTCACGGTGCTGCTGATCGGTGATGTGCTGGTGTTCTTCGCACCGTCGCCGCTGCTGGCGCTGCTCGGCTTCGGCCTGATGGGCGTGGGCACCAGCGCGCTGTTCCCGCTGGCGATGTCAGCCGCCGCGCAGCGCACCGACCGGCCCGCGGCGGTCAACGTGGCGTCGCTGGCGCAGTTCGCGTTCGTGGCCTTCCTGCTGGCGCCGCCGCTGCTGGGTTTTGTGGCCGAGCATTGGGGGATACGGTGGACGTTTGGGGTCGGGCTGCCGTTGGTGTTGTTGAGCTTGGTGGTGTCGGGGGTGCTGGCGGCGCGGCCCAGCACGGCGGCTGCACAGGCGGCGTAG